In Aeromicrobium sp. A1-2, the DNA window CTTCGAGGGGGGTGTCACGGGGGTGGTCATGTGCGCTCCTGGTGGGATGGGCGGGCCGACGCGTGCTCGCGCACCGCGGCATGGATCTCGGCCAGTGACGTGGCGCGGGTCTCGGTCGTCACGAGGCCGTCTGCGGCGAGACGACGGCTCAGGTCGAGCGGCCAGGGCATCCGCAGTCGGGCCGACTGCAGCAGCTCGGCATCTCCGAGCAGCTCGACCGGATCGCCCTGGACGATCATCCGGTCGTGCGCAACGGCGACGGAGTCCGCCCACGCGACCGCGAGCGAGACGTCATGGGTCGACAGGACGACCGTCGTGTCGTGCTGCTCGAGCCGCTCCAGCGCGACCATCAGCTCGTCGACGCCGGCCGGGTCGAGCCCGGCTGTCGGCTCGTCGAGCAGCAGCACGCACGGGCGCATCGCCACCGCGCCGGCCGTCGCGACGCGCTTGCGCTCGCCGTACGAGAGCTGGTGGGTCGGCCGGCGGCGCAGGTGCTCGATGCCCAGCAGGGACAGGGCCTCGTCGACACGGGAGCGGACCTCTGCGTCATCGAGACCCAGATTCATCGGACCGAAGGAGACGTCCTGGAAGACATCTGCGGAGAACAGCTGGTCGTCGGGATCCTGCAGGACCAGTTGCACTTCTTGGCGGTGGCGCCGTAGTCCCTTGCGGTCGTACGAGATCGGCTTGTCGTCGAGCAGGACCTGGCCGGCATCGGGACGGAGGCTGCCGGCCAGGCAACGCAGAATCGTGGTCTTGCCCGAGCCGTTGGCCCCCAGGAGGGCCAGGCGCGTCGCCGGAGCGATCTCGAGGGTCGTGCCCGCCAGGACGGTGCCGGTCCCGGTGTAGGCCACCGTCACGGCATCGGCGCGCAGGCTGCGATGGCTCATGCGGCGATGCCCGTGGTGAGGGCGGCGAGCGACACGAGGGCGACGAGCGTTGCGCCGCCCGCGACGAGGAACGCCGGAGAGCTTGGCGTCGGATCGTCGAGCGTGCGCAACGATGCCGTCAGCTCTCGGCCTGCGAGCCCCTGCTCGAGCCGTCGGGCGCGGGACCACGACCTGGTCAGGATGGCGGCGGTCAGCATCCCGGCTGAACGCAGCGATCGCCGCAGCGAGCTGTAGCCCAGCCGCGCGGCCTGTGATTCTCGAATCGTCCCGACCGAGTCGAGCAGAATGAACAGCATCCGGTAGATGAGCCCCGCGACCTCGACGCACGCCTCCGGCAGACGCAATCGGCGCAGGCCGGCCAGCAGGTCGACCATCGGGGTCGTCATCGCGAGGAGCAGCATCGCCGATGTGCCGGCGATCGCGTGGCCGGCCACACCGAGGGCACGATGCGTGCTCTCGGCGGTCACGGTGAGTCCCAGCCCGTCGCCCGTTGTGAGCACGACGGCCACCGAGATGCACCCGATCACGATGAACAGTGCCGGTCCCCGCAGGGCTCGGGCCACGAGTCCTGCGGGCGTGCCCGCCCGGGTGACGAGCAGCCCCAGGGCGACCGCAGCAACCAGCGGGCTGGTCGGCCAGGGCGGCAGCACCGCGGCCGTCAGCAGCAGTCCGAGGCTCAGGCACGCCTTGTCACGCACCGCGCGTTCGCGCCACCGGCTCGACCAGGCGGCATCGTCGATCGCGAGGCCCTTCATGGTTGGCCGGGCGTGGGCGAGGACGCTCGGGCGATGATCGCCTCGGCCCGCCGTCGACCTCGCAGCGCGCCGAGGCAGTAGCCGAGCGCCATCCCGCCGAGTGCGGCCTGGATCGCGAACAGCCCCGACTCGACCTCGCCGGATGAGGGGGTGAAGACCGAAGTGAACCACGGCTCGTAGTCGGGGTTGTCCTTCTCGATCTGCGAAGTTGCCGCGCTGTCGCTGCCGACGAAACGGTCGCCGGAGACGCTGCGACGTGAGTCCAGGACGAGGGCAACACCGACGATCGCGACGATCCCGGTGATCAGCAGCATCGTGATGGCTGTGGAGCGACGCATGTCAGGCCCCCGTCGTTTCGGTCGGGCTGGGCGCTGGCGCCTTGAGCACACCGAGCCGGATGAGCTCAGGTGCTGCGAGGTCGCGCAGCAGGCGGAAGACCAGCACGCCGAGCAGGCCCTCGGCGATCGCCAGCGGGATCTGGGTGACGGCGAAGATCGACAGGAACTTGGTCGCTGCGCCGAGCACCCCACTGCTGGGGTCGGGGAAGGCCAGAGCCAGTTGCATCGACGTGACGCAGTACGTCGACAGGTCGGCCAGGGCCATGGCCGCGAAGACCGACGCCGACAGGCCACCGCCGATCAGCCCGACGAGCCGGTAGGCGCCGTAGCCGACCCACGGGCCGACGACCGCCATCGAGAAGGCGTTCGCCCCCAGGGTCGTGATGCCGCCGTGGCCCAGGAGGAGGGCCTGGAACAGCAGGACGACCGTGCCCAGGAAGGCCATGACGGGGGGTTTGAAGAGCACCGCCCCGAAGCCCGTCCCGGTGGGGTGGCTCGAGCTGCCCGTGACGGACGGGAGCTTGATGGCCGACAGGACGAAGGTGAACGCCCCGGCGGCTCCGA includes these proteins:
- a CDS encoding energy-coupling factor ABC transporter ATP-binding protein, whose amino-acid sequence is MSHRSLRADAVTVAYTGTGTVLAGTTLEIAPATRLALLGANGSGKTTILRCLAGSLRPDAGQVLLDDKPISYDRKGLRRHRQEVQLVLQDPDDQLFSADVFQDVSFGPMNLGLDDAEVRSRVDEALSLLGIEHLRRRPTHQLSYGERKRVATAGAVAMRPCVLLLDEPTAGLDPAGVDELMVALERLEQHDTTVVLSTHDVSLAVAWADSVAVAHDRMIVQGDPVELLGDAELLQSARLRMPWPLDLSRRLAADGLVTTETRATSLAEIHAAVREHASARPSHQERT
- the cbiQ gene encoding cobalt ECF transporter T component CbiQ, whose protein sequence is MKGLAIDDAAWSSRWRERAVRDKACLSLGLLLTAAVLPPWPTSPLVAAVALGLLVTRAGTPAGLVARALRGPALFIVIGCISVAVVLTTGDGLGLTVTAESTHRALGVAGHAIAGTSAMLLLAMTTPMVDLLAGLRRLRLPEACVEVAGLIYRMLFILLDSVGTIRESQAARLGYSSLRRSLRSAGMLTAAILTRSWSRARRLEQGLAGRELTASLRTLDDPTPSSPAFLVAGGATLVALVSLAALTTGIAA
- a CDS encoding energy-coupling factor ABC transporter substrate-binding protein, with translation MRRSTAITMLLITGIVAIVGVALVLDSRRSVSGDRFVGSDSAATSQIEKDNPDYEPWFTSVFTPSSGEVESGLFAIQAALGGMALGYCLGALRGRRRAEAIIARASSPTPGQP
- a CDS encoding energy-coupling factor ABC transporter permease; this translates as MHIAEGFLPPVHAAVWTLAAAPFVIHGGRSVVRQVRDDPETKLLLGAAGAFTFVLSAIKLPSVTGSSSHPTGTGFGAVLFKPPVMAFLGTVVLLFQALLLGHGGITTLGANAFSMAVVGPWVGYGAYRLVGLIGGGLSASVFAAMALADLSTYCVTSMQLALAFPDPSSGVLGAATKFLSIFAVTQIPLAIAEGLLGVLVFRLLRDLAAPELIRLGVLKAPAPSPTETTGA